CCCGCCCTCCGCCGTGTCGAGCCAGTGCTCCAGCTCTCTGCGGGCCGCGACGAAATGCACGTCCCGGAAGCGCTGGTCGCATTCGCGGTCGAAGGCAGCGCTGCCTCCGAACCACTTCTGCATACCAGCCTGCTGCCAGAAATCGACGACGTGCGCGGGTTTGATCATCTCCATGGCCACAGATTAACGCGGCTGCGGCGCGGCGCATGCGCCTTCCCGGTGACCGGCCCATACTCGGGCGATCCCTGCCTCGAAAACGCTCCATGATGCGTCGTCCGACCCGCCTGCTGACAGCGCTGCTGGCACTCTCCGGCCTCGTGCTGCTCGGCGCCTGCCAGCACGCGGATGCCGACATGGCCCTGCTGGAGTCGCCCGCTGTGGGCGATATCTATGCCGCGCAGCTCAGCGGGTTCTCGCGCCATCCATTCACCGACGATGCGCGCAAGCCGATCGATCCCGCCTACGGCCTGATGCAGGTGGTCTCGACCGATCCCGACGGCGTCGTCGTCGTCACCCAGAACACTGCATCGGCCGAGAAATCGCTCTCGCACGACGACATTCGCGGCGACCTGGCGGATATCGAGTTCGACGAGGGCGAGCAGATCGCGATCGGCGGGGCCGAGCTGGTCAGGGCGCATGCCGATGGACTGATCTTCGCGGTGAAGCGGCCCACCGAAAAGTAGGCCGCAATCGGGCGCGCGCGGGCAGCGCGAGCCACGCGCGCGTGCAGCGGGCGGATTACTCGTCGAACCGGAGATGCCGAACCGATTTGCCGTGGCGACGGATCAGCTTCAGCGCCTCGATACCAATGAGGATGTGGCGCTCGACGAAGTCCGCGCTCACCAGTGCGTCGGAAGCTTCCGTCTTGACCCCGTCTGGAATCATCGGCTGGTCGCTGACCAGCAGCAGCGCTCCCGAGGGAATGCGGTTGGCGAAGCCGGCGGCGAAGACCGTGGCGGTTTCCATGTCGATCGCCATGCAGCGCATCGCGCGCAGGCGCTCCTTGAAGGCGTCGTCATGCTCCCAGACCCGGCGGTTGGTCGTGTAGACGGTACCGGTCCAGTAGTCGTGGCCTAGGTCGCGGATCACCGTCGAGACCGCGCGCTGCAGGGCGAACGCCGGCAATGCCGGCACCTCCGGCAGGAGATAGTCGCTGCTGGTGCCCTCGCCGCGGATCGCCGCGATCGGCAGCACCAGGTCGCCGAGCTGGTTCTTGCGCTTGAGCCCGCCACACTTGCCGAGGAACAGCACGGCCTTCGGCGCGATCGCCGACAACAGATCCATCATCGTCGCGGCGTTGGGACTGCCCATGCCGAAGTTGATCATGGTCATTCCATCGGCGGTGGCGCTGGGCATCGGCCGGTCCAGGCCGACGATTTCCGCGCCGGCAATACGCGCGAAATGGTGCAGGTAGCCGCCGAAGTTGGTCAGCAGGATGTGCTCGCCGAACCGGTCGAGCGGCACGCCGGTATAGCGCGGCAGCCAGTTTTCGACGATCTGCTCTTTCTCTTTCATCGTCATGCTCCTCTTCTTCGCGGCCATTCTCGCATGCGCGCCGCGCGTGCCTGGAACGCGCGGTCTGTCTCAGCGCGCGCGCCGGACCCACGGGTACACTCGAACTTCGCCCGCGGCGGGTCCTGAACGCCGCCGCGGACCGTCCAACGTGTTCCGGGGATCTTCGATGTCTCGTCTACTGACGGCCGCGCTCGCGGTCGCCCTGTCGGGTGGCTGCGCCACCCATGCCTCGTCCGACAAACCGGCCACCGGCGCCAGTGGCACCCATGTCGGCGCCAGCGCCTATGCAAGCACCTATACGCCCATCGCATCGCCGCCAGTGCTGATCACCAACGCGACCGTACTGATCGGTGACGGCCAGCGTCTGGAAGCGGCAGACGTGCTGCTGCAGGACGGGCGTATCCAGGCGGTGGGTGCGGCGCTCGCCGCGCCCGCGAACGCGCAACGCATCGACGGCACCGGCAAGTGGATCACACCGGGCATGATCGACGTGCATTCGCACCTGGGCGTCTATCCGAGTCCCGGCGCAAGCGCGCACAGCGACGGCAACGAGATGACCGCGCCGAACACCGCCCAGGTCTGGGCCGAGCATTCGGTATGGCCGCAGGATCCGGGTTTCGGCGCGGCGCTCGCTGGCGGCGTGACCTCGCTGCAGATCCTGCCCGGCTCGGCCAACCTCGTCGGTGGCCGTGGCGTGACGTTGAAGAACGTCGCCGCGACCACCGTCACCGACATGAAGTTTCCCGGCGCGCCCTATGGCCTGAAGATGGCCTGCGGCGAGAACCCCAAGCGGGTCTACGGCCAGAAAGGCGGGCCGGCCACGCGCATGGGCAATGTCGCGGGCTACCGCGCCGCGCTGATCGACGCCGCCGACTACCGGCGCAAGCAGGGCGGCGACTCGCCCGGCAAACGCGACCTCAAGCTCGAGACGATGGCCGGCGCGATGGATGGCGACATCCTCGTGCACATCCACTGCTACCGCGCCGACGAGATGGCGCAGATGCTCGATCTGGCGAAGGAGTTCGACTTCAAGGTCACCGCCTTCCACCACGGCGTGGAGGCCTACAAGATCGCCGACCGTCTCGGCGCCGAAGGCGTCTGCGGCGCGCTGTGGGCCGACTGGTGGGGCTTCAAGATGGAGGCCTTCGACGGCATCCAGGAGAACATCGCGATCGTCGACCGCGCCCCGGGCGGCTGCGCGATCGTGCATTCCGATTCCGACGAGGGCATCCAGCGCCTCAACCAGGAGGCAGCCAAGGTGATGGCGGCCGCGGGCCGTGCCGGCATCGAGATCACGCCCGAACATGCGATCCGCTGGCTCACCGAAAACGCGGCGAAATCGCTCGGCGTGCTCGAGCAGACCGGCACCCTGACCGCCGGCAAGATGGGCGATGTGGTGCTGTGGAATGGCAACCCGTTCACCGTCTACGCCCTGGCCGAACACGTCTGGATCGACGGCGCCCACGTCTTCGATCGCACCGATCCATCGCGCCAACCGGTCTCGGACTTCATGCTCGGCCAGGGCGCCGCAGCCAACGGAGGTGCACGATGAGCCGCCAAGCTTCGAACCGGCGTGGAGCGCGCGCGCTGTCGCGTCTGCTGGTTGCCGGCGCCCTGCTCGCGGCCACCCTGCCCGCCGCGGCGCAGTCGGTCCTGATCCGCGGCGCAACCGTGCATACCGCCGGGGCGCAGGGTTCGCTGCAGAACACCGACGTGCTGGTGCGCGACGGCCGGATTGCCGCGATCGGCACGGGACTGTCCGCAGGCGACGCACCGGTCGTCGAAGCCATGGGGCGGCCGTTGACGCCGACCCTGTTCGGCGGCGTGACCGGCATCGGCATCGAGGAAGTCTCGGGCGAACGCGGGACGCGCGACGACCGCCTGTCGCTCGGCGAGGCCAAGGACATGGCCGTGCGCCCGGAGTTCGACGTGACCCTGGCCTTCAATCCCGACTCGATCGTGATTCCGGTCGCGCGCGTCGAGGGCATCGGTTTCACCCTGATCTCGGCCGGCAGCGCCAGCTCGATCATCGGCGGCCAGGGCGCGATGATGCGCCTGGACGGCAGCGTCGATCCCGCCGGACCGAAGGTGCTGTACCTCGCGCTCGGAGCGGACGGCATGGACCAGAGCGGCGCCTCGCGCGCCGCGCAGTGGATGCTGCTCGACCAGCTGATCGACGAGGCGCGTGGCCGCCTGCCGGCCGACTCCCATGTCGCTGCGCTCACCCCGGCCGGCAAGCGCGCACTCGCACCGTATCTCGACGGTCGCGGCACGATCGTGGTTGGCGTGAACCGGGCGGCCGACATCCGCCAGCTGCTGCGCTGGTCGAAGCGCCATGGCCTGCGGATCGCGATCCGCGGCGGTGCCGAGGGCTGGCGCGTCGCACCGGAGCTAGCGGCGGCGAACGTGCCGGTGTTCGTCGACCCGCTGGTCAACCTGCCGTCGAACTTCGACCAGATCGGCGCGACCATCGAGAACGCCGCGCGCCTGCAGGCCGCGGGTGTGCGCGTGGGCTTCGCCCAGGCGGCCGACGCCTCGCACAACGCGCGCAAGCTGCGGCAGCTGGCCGGCAACGCGGTCGCCCATGGGCTGCCGTGGGAAGCGGGCCTCGCGGGCCTGACCCGCGTGCCGGCGGAGACCTTCGGTGTCGGCGAGTCCATCGGCACCATCGCGGTAGGCCGCACCGCCGATCTGGTGCTGTGGTCGGGTGACCCGCTGGATGTGACGAGCAGCGCCGTGCAGGTGTGGTTCGACGGCCGCGCGATCGAGATGCGGTCGCGGCAGACCGAACTGCGGGACCGCTATCTGCAGCCGCAGGCCGAAGGTGGCTTGCCACGGGCGTATCGCGCGCGGTGACGTCCCCAGGCCCTCCCCCCGACCGGGGAGAGGGCCTGTTCTGCGCCCCGGCTGGGCGCACGCAAGGCCGATCCGGCTCATCGCCGGCGAACGCATCCCACGCGCATCGTGCGGGGCCGATCAGACATCCGCCTGTGCGCACTCCCCGAATGACGGCGCGCGACGCCGTGCGGACACCGCAGTTCTTCAGCGCGCGTCGGCGGGAATCTCGTCCGGATCGGGGTCCACTGCGAGCTTGCCGGCGATCAGCACCGCCTGGGTGCGGTTCGATGCGCCGAGCTTGCGCAGCACGGCGGTCATGTGCGCCTTGACGGTGGCTTCGGACACACCGAGTTCGTAGGCGATCTGTTTGTTGAGCATTCCGTCGCCGAGCATCTGCAGCACGCGGAACTGCTGAGGCGTGAGATCGCGCAGGCGCGCCGCGACGTCGTGCTCGCGGGGCGTCACTCCGGCCGCGGAGGCCGCCGCTTCGGGCACGAAGCGGTCGCCATCGAGCACCTGCGCCACGGCGCGGGCGAGGGTCTCGGCATCAGCGGACTTGGGCACGAAGCCCGAGGCGCCATGGTCGAGCGCGCGCCGCATCACCGCGGGCTCCTCGCGCGCAGACACCATCAGCACCGGCAATTGCGGGAACTGCGCACGCAGGTGCACCAGGGCGCTGAAGCCATGCACGCCGGGCATGTTGAGATCGAGCATCAGCAGGTCGGCATCGGGCTCCGACTCCACCATGGCGTAGAGCGCATCGACGTTGTGCGCCTCCCGCAACCGTGCCTCGGGCAAGGCACGGGCAATCGCGCCACGTAACGCTTCGCGGAACAGCGGATGGTCGTCGGCGATCAGCAGGGTGGTCATCGCGGGTGCCGGCGGCGTCTCGGAAGAAAGAA
The genomic region above belongs to Luteimonas chenhongjianii and contains:
- a CDS encoding AMP nucleosidase, with product MKEKEQIVENWLPRYTGVPLDRFGEHILLTNFGGYLHHFARIAGAEIVGLDRPMPSATADGMTMINFGMGSPNAATMMDLLSAIAPKAVLFLGKCGGLKRKNQLGDLVLPIAAIRGEGTSSDYLLPEVPALPAFALQRAVSTVIRDLGHDYWTGTVYTTNRRVWEHDDAFKERLRAMRCMAIDMETATVFAAGFANRIPSGALLLVSDQPMIPDGVKTEASDALVSADFVERHILIGIEALKLIRRHGKSVRHLRFDE
- a CDS encoding amidohydrolase — encoded protein: MSRLLTAALAVALSGGCATHASSDKPATGASGTHVGASAYASTYTPIASPPVLITNATVLIGDGQRLEAADVLLQDGRIQAVGAALAAPANAQRIDGTGKWITPGMIDVHSHLGVYPSPGASAHSDGNEMTAPNTAQVWAEHSVWPQDPGFGAALAGGVTSLQILPGSANLVGGRGVTLKNVAATTVTDMKFPGAPYGLKMACGENPKRVYGQKGGPATRMGNVAGYRAALIDAADYRRKQGGDSPGKRDLKLETMAGAMDGDILVHIHCYRADEMAQMLDLAKEFDFKVTAFHHGVEAYKIADRLGAEGVCGALWADWWGFKMEAFDGIQENIAIVDRAPGGCAIVHSDSDEGIQRLNQEAAKVMAAAGRAGIEITPEHAIRWLTENAAKSLGVLEQTGTLTAGKMGDVVLWNGNPFTVYALAEHVWIDGAHVFDRTDPSRQPVSDFMLGQGAAANGGAR
- a CDS encoding amidohydrolase family protein produces the protein MSRQASNRRGARALSRLLVAGALLAATLPAAAQSVLIRGATVHTAGAQGSLQNTDVLVRDGRIAAIGTGLSAGDAPVVEAMGRPLTPTLFGGVTGIGIEEVSGERGTRDDRLSLGEAKDMAVRPEFDVTLAFNPDSIVIPVARVEGIGFTLISAGSASSIIGGQGAMMRLDGSVDPAGPKVLYLALGADGMDQSGASRAAQWMLLDQLIDEARGRLPADSHVAALTPAGKRALAPYLDGRGTIVVGVNRAADIRQLLRWSKRHGLRIAIRGGAEGWRVAPELAAANVPVFVDPLVNLPSNFDQIGATIENAARLQAAGVRVGFAQAADASHNARKLRQLAGNAVAHGLPWEAGLAGLTRVPAETFGVGESIGTIAVGRTADLVLWSGDPLDVTSSAVQVWFDGRAIEMRSRQTELRDRYLQPQAEGGLPRAYRAR
- a CDS encoding response regulator transcription factor, producing the protein MTTLLIADDHPLFREALRGAIARALPEARLREAHNVDALYAMVESEPDADLLMLDLNMPGVHGFSALVHLRAQFPQLPVLMVSAREEPAVMRRALDHGASGFVPKSADAETLARAVAQVLDGDRFVPEAAASAAGVTPREHDVAARLRDLTPQQFRVLQMLGDGMLNKQIAYELGVSEATVKAHMTAVLRKLGASNRTQAVLIAGKLAVDPDPDEIPADAR